CTGGGAGCCGGACACGTTGATGGGCAACTCAACGCCCGTGACGTTCTTTCCCTGCAAAAGCGCCTGCTCGAGGCTTAGCCCCACGGAAGCAACTTCGGGATCAGTGAACACGACGCTGGGTACGGCGTGGTCGTTGGCCGTGTGGGCCCAAGGACTCCATGGCTGCGGGGTGCCCTTGAGCTTGCCGTTGGCCCTGGCGACGATTGCATCCCCTGTAGCGCGGGCCTCGTACTTGCCTTGGTGGGTCAGGAGCACCTTGCCGGCGGCATCGCCGGCAGCGTAAAGCCACAGCCCACTGGTGCCATCGCTGGCGGGGCCCTCGACGAGACCACTCGCGTCCGTGGTGAGCTTGAGCGGTTTGCCGTTCGGTGCTTCGACGCCCACGCTTTCCAAGCCCAGGTTGGCCAAGGACGGGTGCCTTCCGGAAGCGACCAGGAGTTGATCGGCCTGGAGCGTACCGCCGTCGAGCGTTACTGTCACCGAGCCGTCGTCGTTCTTCTCCACTTTCTCCACGTCGGTGTGGACCCGGACGTCGATCCCGTCGGCGCGAAGGCCCGCCAGCACAAGGTTGGCCGCTTCCTCCGGGTAGCTGCTCAAGAGACGACCCCGGGCGACGACCGCCACATCGGATCCAAGCCGCGCAAACGCCTGCGCCATTTCCACGCCGGCCACCCCACCGCCCAGGACGACGAGGCGTTTGGGGACCTCTTTGGCTGCCGTGGCGCCGCGCGTCGTCCAGAACGGTACGTCCTCCAGGCCAGCAATTCCCGGGATGGTCGGCGTGGAACCCGTTGCCACCACCACGGCATGGTGTGCCTTCAGTGCGTAGCTGTTGCCATCGAGGCCGTCCACCTGAACCTCGCGGGGTCCTGTGATTCTGCCGCGCCCACGGATGAGGTC
This Paenarthrobacter sp. GOM3 DNA region includes the following protein-coding sequences:
- a CDS encoding dihydrolipoyl dehydrogenase family protein, which codes for MTAESSREYDVIVIGAGAVGENVADRVVRGGLSAVIVENELVGGECSYWACIPSKALLRPGNVLHAAQVIPGASEAVTGVVDAEAALKHRDWFTNNWEDSSQVEWLDSAGIDLIRGRGRITGPREVQVDGLDGNSYALKAHHAVVVATGSTPTIPGIAGLEDVPFWTTRGATAAKEVPKRLVVLGGGVAGVEMAQAFARLGSDVAVVARGRLLSSYPEEAANLVLAGLRADGIDVRVHTDVEKVEKNDDGSVTVTLDGGTLQADQLLVASGRHPSLANLGLESVGVEAPNGKPLKLTTDASGLVEGPASDGTSGLWLYAAGDAAGKVLLTHQGKYEARATGDAIVARANGKLKGTPQPWSPWAHTANDHAVPSVVFTDPEVASVGLSLEQALLQGKNVTGVELPINVSGSQLHSPDYKGWAQMVVDEDRKVILGATFVGPGVAELLHSATIAIVGEVPLDRLWHAVPSYPTISEIWLRLLEKYGLYNLFELTSQFG